The sequence GGAATTCAGCTGCTGCACGGTCCAGCCGAGCTTCTTCGCCTCCGCCGCAGCGGAATTGGAGCAGCGCGCGTGCGTCTCGGCCGACATCTGGAACGCGATGATGCCGAGCTTGAAGGCGTTCGCGGACGAGGCCGCGGCGAGCGCGAACAATGCGACGATCGACATGCGCAACATGGTGCGGTCTCCTTGCCTAGATTCCGAATGCGGCTTTCTTGAGCGCCGCCGCCGACAGCGCCACCGAACCCACGATGATAAAGCCGAGCGCGATGTCCTGCACGTAGTACGGCGCGCCCATCAGCACGAGCCCGTTGCCGAGCATGCCGATGGTCGCGGCGCCCGTGAGCGTGCCCGGCACGTTGCAGCGGCCGGGCTCGAACATGGTCATGCCGAGGAGCACCGCGGCGATCGAGGTCAGGAGGTAGTCCTTGCCCATGTCCGGCGCCGCCGAGTTGAGCGTGGCGGCGAGCAGCACGCCGACGAGGCCCGCGCACGCCCCGGAGAACCCGAGCGCGAGCACCTTCATCCGTCGCACCTTGACCCCGGCGAGACGCGCGGCCTCGTCGGCCTCGCCGGTGAACACGAGGTGCAGGCCGAGCCGCGTCTGCTTTTGCACGACGACGACGAAGAGCGCCACCGCGGCCAGCCACAGGATGAGCGCGGGGATGCCCGCCACGCTCCCGCGCCCCAGCGCGAGGAACGCGGGATCCCAGCGCCCCACGAAGGCGACGCCTCCGGTGATCGCGAAACCCAGTCCGGTGGCCACCGACGCCATGGCGAGCGTCGCGATCAGCGACGGGATGCGCATCGCGGTGACGAGGAACCCGTTCACGAGTCCGGCGCAAAGGCCCACGGCGAGCGCGGCGAGCACCGCGAGGGCGGGCGCGACCTGATGGAAGACGAGGCCGCCCGCCACCACCGCGCACAGGCTGCACACCGCGGCGAACGACAGGTCGAGTTCGGCGGCCGTGAACGCGATCGAGAACCCGATCGCGAGGATCGCGAGGAAGCTCACGTGCTTGCCCACGTTCAGCAGGTTCACCGGGTCGAGGAAGTTCGGCGCCGCGATCGAGAAGAACGCGAAGAGCGCGAGCGCCGCGAACGCGGTACCCCAGGTGGCGAGGACGTGGCGAAAGCTCATGCCGGAGCGCTCGCGGCAAGCGCGAGCGCCGCCTGCCGGATCCGCCGGTAGCGGGCGAAGCGCGCCGTGTGCGCGTCGTGGCGCGCGCGCCGCGGCTCGAAGCGACGCAGGCGCGTGACCATCGCCGACGCGGCGCCGGCAATGTCCGCGGCGAGGCCGAGGCCGACCGCGGCCGCGACCGCCGCACCGACGAGGCCCGTCTCCGGCTCGGCGGAGCGCAGCACCGGCAATCCGGTGACGTCCGCCTTGATACGGCACCAGGCATCGGATCGGGCGCCCCCGCCCGCCACGCGCAGCTCTCGCGCCCGCGTCCCGCTGCCTTCCTGTGCGACATCGAGCACGTCACGCACCGCCAGCGCCACGCCTTCGAGCACGCTCCACAGGAAATCGTCCGGCGCGCTCCCCCGTCCGATGCCGTGGAACGCGCCGCGCACTTCGCTGTTCCACACCGGCGCGCGCTCGCCCGCGAGATAGGGCAGGAACACCGGCGCATCCGCGCGGAGCGGACCGCGTCCGACGCGCGCGAGCGCGACCTCGAAGGACCCGCGGACGCGAAACGCCGCGTGGCACCAGAGGGCGCAGTCCGCCCCCGCCTGCGTCGGCCCGCCGACCTGGTGCGCGCCTTCGGTCCACGGCAGCGACACGAGGCCGGGGGCCCTCGCCGGTCGCGCGGTGAGAAGTCCGATCGCCTCCGAGGTCCCCGCGATGTCGTACGCGTCGCCGGGCAACACGGCACCCGCGCCCACTGCCGAGGCCCAGGTGTCCATCGCTCCCGCGAAGACCGGAACCTCGCGAAGCTCGGGCGTCACGTCGTCGCGCACCGGTCCGACGCATTGCCACGGCGCGAGTCCGGTCACGAACCTGCCGGTCAGCCTGCCGGCCAGGAACTCGCGCGGCTCGACGACCAGGTCGATGCGCTCGTGGCGCGCGGGCTGGTGGCGTTCGATCCATGCGAGGCGCGCCTCCGCATCGAATGCGGTCGTCCCGGGCAATTCGCGCGCGATCGCCGCGGCCCGCGCATCTCGAAACGCGATCGCCGGTCCCAACGGACGCCGCCGCCGGTCGAGCAGCACCTGCGTGCGCGTGAGTCCGCAGACACACACCGCGACCACCCGACCGCGTCGGGGCAATCCGCGCAGTGCTGCCGCGGAGGTCCGGCGCAGCGCGCTCCACCAGTGCTCGGGGTCGATCTCCGCGAAGCCGCGGCGCGGTTCACGAATGGACAGCGGGACCGCCGACGCCGCGCGCACGCGTCCGTGCATGTCCACGAGTCCCGCGCGCAGCGAACCGGCTCCGACGTCGACGGCGAGGACGAACGGGGTGGGCACCGGGCGATTATAGTGGGGTCGGAGCCGCGATTCGCGCGACACGATGCGCTGGTCGAATCGCGTCTCCGACCCGGTTTCGGTGCAATGCGCGAACCACCCCCGTCAGCACGGCGCTTCGCTTGAGTTTTCGTGCGATTGCCGCCATAATGCCGGCATGAACTTCCGCACGCCGCGCACGCACGAAGCCTCGACCGCGAGCCCCGCTCGCCGGTCGTCGTGCGCGCACGCGCGCGTGTCGTACTCCGCCCTCCGCCGCCACGATCGCGGCACGCTCGCCTGCCTCGGGAGCGCCCGGTAACCGCGAGCCGCTCCCGGACCTCCCCGAGGTCCCGAGTCGCCGCCGTTGCCGGGATCCTGCGCTGACCGCCGCCGTCCCACGCCCGCGCGCACGCGCGGCGTGGACACGCATTCACGCATGACCGCTTTCCGGAGGCTGCCGTGTTCGACCTGCACGATGTGACCCTTTCTTCCCGTGACGCCGCGGCGCTCGCCGCCCTCGTGACCGACTGGCCCGCCCGGGACGCTTCAGAGCAGGCCGCCGCCGACGTGATCGCCGACACCGTCGCTGCCGCACGCGTCATAGCGGACCGCACGCTCGCCGTCGACACCGTGGCGCTGGGCACGACGGTGACCTACGACGAGCTGCCCTCCGGCACGCGCCGGACCGTGACGCTCGTCCACCCCGCCGGCGCCGACCCCTCGCGCGCCCGCGTCTCGGTGTTCGCCCCGGCGGCGCGCGCCCTGCTCGGCCGTCGCGCCGGCACGCGGGTGCCCGCGAGTCTTCCGGATCGCTCGATCCGCGAACTCGCCATCGTCGCCATCGCGCGCGGTGGAGTCGGCGATGCGCACTGACACGATGGACGCGGCGTCGCCGGGGGCCGGGTACGCGCGCGGCGTGGTGCCGCTCGCCCTGCCCGAGTGCCCGATCGAGCAGGTGATCCGCGCCCGCGATGCGTCCACGCGCTCCGCGCTGCACGAGGAGGCTCGCGCTCGCCCCGCGCGTCTCGCGGACGCGTGGCTCATCGCGGACGCCGAAGGGGTGCGCGCCATCGCGCGGTCGGAGGGCGCGCTGCGTCCGTTCGTCGCCGGCATCGTCGA is a genomic window of Burkholderiales bacterium containing:
- a CDS encoding ABC transporter permease; this encodes MSFRHVLATWGTAFAALALFAFFSIAAPNFLDPVNLLNVGKHVSFLAILAIGFSIAFTAAELDLSFAAVCSLCAVVAGGLVFHQVAPALAVLAALAVGLCAGLVNGFLVTAMRIPSLIATLAMASVATGLGFAITGGVAFVGRWDPAFLALGRGSVAGIPALILWLAAVALFVVVVQKQTRLGLHLVFTGEADEAARLAGVKVRRMKVLALGFSGACAGLVGVLLAATLNSAAPDMGKDYLLTSIAAVLLGMTMFEPGRCNVPGTLTGAATIGMLGNGLVLMGAPYYVQDIALGFIIVGSVALSAAALKKAAFGI
- a CDS encoding GreA/GreB family elongation factor: MFDLHDVTLSSRDAAALAALVTDWPARDASEQAAADVIADTVAAARVIADRTLAVDTVALGTTVTYDELPSGTRRTVTLVHPAGADPSRARVSVFAPAARALLGRRAGTRVPASLPDRSIRELAIVAIARGGVGDAH